Below is a genomic region from Hevea brasiliensis isolate MT/VB/25A 57/8 chromosome 3, ASM3005281v1, whole genome shotgun sequence.
ATTCAGCTTTCCCTGAGGTGAATCCTTTCAGTGACAATTCAAATCCTTTCAATAACGAGACAAATGTACGGCCTGATAAGAGAAGAGAAGGAGAAGATCACAGCGATGGAGCCAACAGCAATCCCTACATTTACAAAAAACCAAGGCCGTCCGGTAGCGCAGGGAATTCTAGTGGAGAGTACAGGAAGGATCGAGAAGAGTGGAGCGATACGGCGATTGAATGCTTGTTGGATGCGTACACTGAGAAGTTTACGCAGCTCAACAGAGGGAATCTGAGAGGGAGGGACTGGGAGGAGGTGGCGGCGATAGTAAGCGAGCGATGCCAGAAGCAGACCAAGACTGTGGAGCAGTGCAAGAACAAAGTGGATAATTTAAAGAAGAGGTATAAGTTGGAGAGGCATAGAATGAGTAATGGTGGTATCTCGGTGAGCCATTGGCCTTGGTTTAAGAAGATGGAAGAAATTGTGGGGAATTCGCTGCCTACGAAGGTCACTACAGATGAGGATAAAAGCGGTGGCTCTTCCGGGACTTCAGCTAGGCAATCCAAGAGGTAGATTTTTCAGTTCTGTTGATTCTTTAGCTATGCTATTCTGTTTGTTAGGTACGAATTAAAGTAAAACCGTGTCAAACGCCTCGATTATCGGGTGCTACCTCCATTGAAATAGTTAAGATAGTTTCGCTGCCTGGAAGGTGGTTGAATGTTGCACACTTGCACTTGTTTGATTGAGAAGGTGAGGAAATGCATTAGCTTGTAAGAATGCAACTCAATTATGTTGCAAACTTGGGTTTGGGATGAAATTTAGTTTAGCTTTAACTTTTAGTGTTTTAGTTTGGATACTTCTAATTAGTTCAAATTATTTAGTGTCGGTTATAATTGGACTCTTCTGGTTATTCAGTCAGTATATTGGTTGGTTTGGTGATGGGGAGGTTAAGGGATGATGAGATGAGGCATCTATGGAAAGTGCTTTAGCAATTAACATACATACTTTCATAGCTTAGGAGTTAGTTGGGACTTGATTGGTAAATTGATAACAGAATTTCATAATTAATGCTATCAGTGATGATGTCACTATAATCTTATTCCCCAAAATCCATGCACAACACTCACAAGAAACAAATAAGAATAGGCTAGAATGGGTTACGGTGAGCCTACTTCGACAGAAAGTTAGATTTCAAAGGTAATTTCAACAGAGTTTTGATATATTCTTTGGAGAGAAAATTTACTTTTTCTGGAGCTGTCCTCTCACTACTCATAGGGTTTTCTTTCAAAAATCTTTCTCCtagaaggttttgatgagttggATAATTGCGTGGTTGAGGTAGTTTCCCTGTTCTTGCCATCTCTAGTAGGAGAGAGTGTCACCCATCCTTAGTTACTGGCATGGTAGTTCCCATCCTTGATGTTCAGTTCGTCTGTAGGATATGGTGTTCTTCGATCAAGGATCTAAACGACTAAAACCAACACCTCTGATATAAATTCTTGTTGTAGAGTAAGAGAGACTTTGGATGGCTTTTGTAAGAACTGTGCTTTTTTGGAAGGCACTTGGTAGCCAACTGGCTTCCTATCAAATGGATTGTTATATAACTGGTCCTTTGCAGCTCTTGTGTTGGCTATCATGTTTATTCTTGTTGTTTTGGTTATTATGTAGCCACATTATTACTCATTATACACCCTGTGGTGCTTCTGTATTTGTATTCAAAGTATATTTGCACTTGTACTCAATGCTATTGTGATATGAGTTGTTCTGTCATAATGTGTAATGTTTTTATACTTTCACAAGATTATTACTTTACATGCTGTTGAAATACATTGGCCAAAACATTAGAAATAAGGAGCACTATTTAGGCATGTATGGATATAATGATTTTGTGTGGTACATGTAAGATATTATCAAATCTTAGATGAACTGCTAAGATGCTGCCTCATTGACTATGTTAACTCATAAAATTTATTGAATTGGAATTTCAATAGATTGAAAGAGAAACCAGCTTCGACTGTAATTGGCATGTTGGAGGTGAGTTCAGATAAGTGCTCTGTTGTTTCTGGGTCATTATATCATCAGTTAAGATGAGTTAAGGAAATGTTTTCTTTGTCCAATTCTCTTGATGTGTATGCGTGTGTTTCATTATGGACTCTTTAGTTTGAAAATTAGTTGTTGACTCAAGTCCATTGGTGCTGTTGGAATCTTATAATACATgctttttacaatttttttggcAGATGTGCAACCACAATGGCAAGTCACGTAGGTCAGACAAATAACATAAAGTCCAAATCCATGTGTAACATTAGATGGCGGAGAGTAGTATTGAAAATCAGTGGTGTTGCTCTTGCTGGCACTGGTCCTAACAATATTGACCCGAAGGTTAGTTGTGGATTTTTGTAGAAACTTGATAATGACTCCCCCGTTATTCAAGCAAGTGCAGTAAATAGTTGGTTTCATTACCCCAGTCCcttttttaattgaagttaataACTATCATTGTTAGGTGATGGTGCTGATTGCAAGAGAAGTTGCAATTGCTTGCCGCCTTGGTGTAGAGGTATCCCTGTTCAAATGACTGTCCATTGCATTAGGCATCTTTGCCATCTATCTGAATTTGACAAGTAAAATGCAGCtccttattttatttttcagGTTGCAATTGTTGTTGGAGGTCGTAATTTCTTTTGTGGAGACACATGGGTGAGTGCAACAGGTTCTGATAGACGTACTGCCTACCAAATAGGGTGTGTATTTATTGCTACCttgttattttataattaagTTGGCAACTTTATGCTGTAAGTCTTTACACTTTGTTGGGGAAGAGGTGAAAATGGGAGTATAGAAAGAGAGGGAGGAGCAAATGAGAGAATACTCCCCCGTTCACTTGTATGGGAATGAGGTGAAAATGGGGAGAGTTTGTCCTTTCGTCAAGCCAAACCCTTTCACACCATTTTTTTTTGGTGAAAATCATTGCATCTACTGATATTTTGCTAGTACCCATAGGAATGTTTGTATAAAAAAAC
It encodes:
- the LOC110636324 gene encoding uncharacterized protein LOC110636324 isoform X2 — encoded protein: MASCNDDFSLLGDDNPHQTNPNHHHHHHILHQTYATHRFPVKSAPIHAPPQPILPSPVAGSGTGAKNLGSGIEEAEEQVVEEEEEEEDNDTDSAFPEVNPFSDNSNPFNNETNVRPDKRREGEDHSDGANSNPYIYKKPRPSGSAGNSSGEYRKDREEWSDTAIECLLDAYTEKFTQLNRGNLRGRDWEEVAAIVSERCQKQTKTVEQCKNKVDNLKKRYKLERHRMSNGGISVSHWPWFKKMEEIVGNSLPTKVTTDEDKSGGSSGTSARQSKRCATTMASHVGQTNNIKSKSMCNIRWRRVVLKISGVALAGTGPNNIDPKVMVLIAREVAIACRLGVEVAIVVGGRNFFCGDTWVSATGSDRRTAYQIGMMASVMNSILLQSALEKVGVQTRVQTAFAMQEFAEPYNRQRAIRHLEKGRVVIFGGIGAGTGNPLFSTDTAAALQASEIHAEAVLKGTNVDGVYDCHSRDNNVTFEHVCFRDLVSRGVTSMDMMALTCCEENVVVFNLLEPGNISKALCGEQVGTLIDQTGSIS
- the LOC110636324 gene encoding uncharacterized protein LOC110636324 isoform X1, producing the protein MASCNDDFSLLGDDNPHQTNPNHHHHHHILHQTYATHRFPVKSAPIHAPPQPILPSPVAGSGTGAKNLGSGIEEAEEQVVEEEEEEEDNDTDSAFPEVNPFSDNSNPFNNETNVRPDKRREGEDHSDGANSNPYIYKKPRPSGSAGNSSGEYRKDREEWSDTAIECLLDAYTEKFTQLNRGNLRGRDWEEVAAIVSERCQKQTKTVEQCKNKVDNLKKRYKLERHRMSNGGISVSHWPWFKKMEEIVGNSLPTKVTTDEDKSGGSSGTSARQSKRCATTMASHVGQTNNIKSKSMCNIRWRRVVLKISGVALAGTGPNNIDPKVMVLIAREVAIACRLGVEVAIVVGGRNFFCGDTWVSATGSDRRTAYQIGMMASVMNSILLQSALEKVGVQTRVQTAFAMQEFAEPYNRQRAIRHLEKGRVVIFGGIGAGTGNPLFSTDTAAALQASEIHAEAVLKGTNVDGVYDCHSRDNNVTFEHVCFRDLVSRGVTSMDMMALTCCEENGIPVVVFNLLEPGNISKALCGEQVGTLIDQTGSIS